In a single window of the Mesorhizobium shangrilense genome:
- a CDS encoding UDP-glucose dehydrogenase family protein: MKIAIIGSGYVGLVTGACLADFGHTVACIDKEELKIAALKRGQVPIFEPGLEALVARNLHEARLSFTTDVAAPVSKADVVFIAVGTPSRRGDGHADLCYVYQAAREIAPILPRSAVVVTKSTVPVGTGDEVERIIREACPHDDFAVASNPEFLREGAAIQDFKHPDRIVVGIEDNDARAVMMEVYRPLFLNKSPIMFTSRRSAELIKYAANAFLAMKITFINEIADLCEKVHADIQEVALGIGTDNRIGSKFLHAGPGFGGSCFPKDTVALIKSAQDHGGAVRLVETTIAVNDARKRAMARRVIEAVGGNVRGKTIAIFGLTFKPNTDDMREAPSIAIIQALQDAGARIQAYDPKGMDQARAIWTDVSFRANPYSAARNASAICILTEWEQFRALDFERLGRAVASPILVDFRNIYSARDVTRHGFAYFGVGSAPELPGPVEPTTAEYERVAAAE; encoded by the coding sequence TTGAAGATCGCGATCATCGGTTCCGGATATGTGGGGCTCGTCACCGGGGCATGCCTGGCCGATTTCGGCCACACGGTCGCCTGCATCGACAAGGAGGAGCTCAAGATCGCCGCCCTCAAGCGCGGTCAGGTCCCGATTTTCGAGCCCGGCCTCGAAGCCCTGGTCGCGCGCAACCTGCACGAAGCCCGTCTCTCCTTCACCACCGACGTTGCCGCGCCAGTTTCGAAAGCCGATGTCGTCTTCATCGCCGTCGGGACGCCCTCGCGGCGCGGCGACGGTCATGCGGACCTCTGCTATGTGTACCAGGCGGCGCGAGAGATCGCGCCCATCCTGCCGAGATCGGCGGTGGTCGTGACCAAATCGACGGTGCCGGTCGGCACGGGCGACGAGGTCGAGCGCATTATCCGCGAAGCATGCCCCCACGACGATTTCGCCGTGGCCTCCAATCCGGAATTCCTGCGCGAAGGCGCGGCGATCCAGGATTTCAAGCATCCGGACCGGATCGTAGTCGGCATCGAGGACAACGACGCGCGCGCCGTCATGATGGAAGTCTACCGACCGCTCTTCCTGAACAAGTCGCCGATCATGTTCACCTCCAGGCGTTCGGCGGAGCTCATAAAATATGCGGCGAACGCCTTCCTGGCGATGAAGATCACCTTCATCAACGAGATAGCCGACCTGTGCGAGAAGGTACACGCCGACATCCAGGAGGTGGCGCTCGGCATCGGGACGGACAACCGCATCGGCTCCAAGTTCCTCCATGCGGGTCCGGGCTTTGGCGGCTCGTGCTTTCCGAAAGACACGGTCGCGCTCATCAAGTCGGCCCAGGATCACGGCGGGGCGGTGCGCCTCGTCGAAACGACCATCGCCGTCAACGATGCGCGCAAGCGCGCCATGGCGCGCCGCGTCATCGAGGCCGTGGGCGGCAACGTGCGAGGCAAGACCATCGCGATCTTCGGCCTGACCTTCAAGCCCAACACCGATGACATGAGGGAAGCGCCCTCGATCGCGATCATCCAGGCCCTGCAGGACGCCGGCGCGCGCATCCAGGCCTATGATCCGAAGGGAATGGACCAGGCGCGTGCAATCTGGACGGACGTTTCGTTCCGCGCCAATCCCTACAGCGCTGCACGCAACGCAAGCGCCATCTGCATCTTGACCGAGTGGGAGCAGTTTCGTGCGCTGGATTTCGAGCGGCTCGGCCGCGCCGTTGCGTCACCGATCCTCGTCGACTTCCGCAATATCTACTCGGCGCGCGACGTCACGCGGCATGGTTTTGCCTATTTCGGCGTCGGTTCCGCGCCGGAGTTGCCAGGACCGGTTGAGCCGACAACCGCCGAATACGAACGGGTGGCGGCGGCCGAGTAG
- a CDS encoding glycosyltransferase family 2 protein, with amino-acid sequence MAAAKPLKVSVLVPAYNEEPTVRRAYETIVEVFRQIPEYDYEIIFTDNHSTDRTFEILREIAREDRRVRVIRFSRNIGFQRSLLAAYKAARGDCSVQIDCDLQDPPELIPRMLSLWREGNQVVYGIRRTLTDDWATATLRRIFYRLVRALSEDDLPLNAGEFRLVDACILAELRRVDDTSPYVRGLISSMGFRQVGFEYDRHARIAGKSKFPLMAMLALAVDAVLNHSLVPLRLASITSVIAGAVTLALLVGYFFAWLLFGQEWPRGFATTTILLLMSIALNAMFMGIVGEYVGRIFMQSKRRPRTIVEETLNPEQRSLRVLTEAELKAGDRAAGTTH; translated from the coding sequence ATGGCTGCAGCGAAGCCCCTGAAAGTCTCGGTGCTGGTCCCGGCCTATAATGAAGAGCCAACCGTGCGGCGCGCCTACGAGACCATCGTCGAGGTGTTCCGCCAGATCCCCGAATACGACTACGAGATCATCTTCACCGACAATCACTCGACCGACCGCACGTTCGAGATCCTTAGGGAGATCGCTCGCGAGGACCGCCGCGTGCGCGTCATCCGGTTCAGCCGGAATATCGGCTTTCAGCGCTCCCTGCTGGCGGCATACAAGGCCGCGCGCGGCGATTGCTCTGTCCAGATCGATTGCGACCTGCAGGATCCGCCCGAACTCATTCCCCGCATGCTGTCGCTGTGGCGCGAGGGCAACCAGGTCGTCTACGGCATACGACGGACGCTCACCGACGACTGGGCGACCGCAACGCTGAGAAGGATTTTCTATCGCCTGGTGAGGGCGCTCAGCGAGGACGACCTGCCCCTCAATGCAGGTGAATTCCGGCTTGTCGATGCCTGCATACTTGCCGAACTGCGGCGTGTCGACGACACGTCGCCTTACGTGCGCGGACTGATCAGTTCCATGGGGTTTCGCCAGGTCGGCTTCGAGTATGACCGTCACGCACGCATCGCCGGGAAGAGCAAGTTTCCGCTCATGGCGATGCTGGCGCTGGCCGTTGATGCCGTTCTCAATCACTCCCTCGTGCCGCTGAGACTGGCCTCGATCACCAGCGTGATCGCTGGCGCGGTCACGTTGGCTCTTCTTGTCGGATACTTCTTCGCCTGGCTTCTGTTCGGTCAGGAATGGCCGCGGGGCTTCGCCACCACGACCATCCTGCTGCTCATGTCAATCGCTCTCAACGCAATGTTCATGGGCATCGTCGGCGAATATGTGGGCCGCATCTTCATGCAATCCAAGCGCCGACCGCGCACCATCGTTGAAGAGACACTGAACCCCGAGCAGCGGTCGCTGCGCGTGCTTACCGAAGCGGAGCTGAAGGCGGGCGATCGGGCGGCCGGGACGACGCACTGA
- a CDS encoding NAD-dependent epimerase/dehydratase family protein, with amino-acid sequence MSRILITGGAGFVGSHLADACIKAGHEVHVTVRPGGCDQRLRHLAGTVVIHRVDLRSGENLATCLADARPNLIFHLAASPRRPVRPHLEDATENIREYLDSLVTLLAKASDAQHPPDRIVRTGSVAEYGSAPTPHREETREQPESVYAAGLVAAAHYVGALQSRLPFPVVTARLSLIYGPRQSTEYLIPYLIASCLKGVHATVHRPSDRRDLVFVEDAVDALLLMADAELAGATVINVASGYAPTMRDVARLVLASTSASPDLIEYGHGSGSREASVLRSSPDLAKRMLGWQARTPLDEGLARTVDWYRQQGNPDRAEDDRPSMGSATCHQSGAM; translated from the coding sequence ATGTCACGCATTCTCATAACCGGCGGCGCTGGTTTTGTCGGTTCGCATCTGGCGGACGCGTGCATCAAGGCAGGGCACGAGGTGCACGTCACGGTCCGGCCGGGCGGCTGCGATCAAAGGCTCAGGCATCTTGCCGGCACGGTGGTGATCCATCGGGTTGATCTGCGGAGCGGTGAAAACCTGGCGACCTGCCTGGCGGATGCCCGTCCGAACCTGATCTTCCATCTGGCGGCTTCACCCCGGCGGCCCGTGCGGCCGCATCTGGAGGACGCCACGGAGAACATCCGGGAGTACCTGGATAGTCTTGTGACTTTGCTTGCGAAGGCTTCGGATGCCCAGCATCCGCCGGACCGGATCGTGCGGACCGGATCCGTTGCCGAATACGGATCGGCGCCGACGCCCCACCGCGAAGAGACGCGTGAGCAGCCCGAATCCGTTTATGCCGCCGGTCTTGTCGCCGCGGCCCACTATGTCGGCGCCTTGCAGTCGCGCTTGCCCTTCCCGGTGGTGACTGCCCGCTTGTCCTTGATCTATGGCCCAAGGCAATCCACCGAATATCTCATCCCTTATCTGATTGCGTCATGCCTAAAGGGCGTACACGCTACGGTGCACAGGCCCTCCGACCGGCGCGACCTGGTCTTCGTGGAGGATGCCGTGGATGCCTTGCTTCTCATGGCAGACGCGGAGCTTGCCGGCGCCACGGTGATCAATGTGGCGAGCGGCTATGCCCCGACCATGCGGGACGTCGCAAGGCTGGTGCTCGCCAGCACCAGTGCGTCACCGGATCTCATCGAGTACGGCCATGGAAGCGGTTCGCGCGAGGCCAGCGTTCTTCGGTCGTCGCCCGACCTCGCGAAGCGGATGCTTGGCTGGCAAGCCCGCACCCCCCTCGACGAGGGTCTTGCGCGCACAGTGGATTGGTACCGGCAGCAGGGCAATCCCGATCGAGCGGAGGACGACAGGCCTTCCATGGGATCGGCGACGTGCCATCAATCGGGAGCAATGTGA